The proteins below come from a single Thermopolyspora flexuosa genomic window:
- a CDS encoding class I SAM-dependent RNA methyltransferase, which yields MIELEVGNVANGGWCVARHEGRVVFVRHALPGERVRARITEETARFLRADAVEVLRPSPDRVTPPCPYAGPGRCGGCDWQHATPEAQRALKARVVAEQLERLAGIRRQVTVEEVPGAPGGLGWRTRVRFAVRPDGVVGLRRHRSHEIEPVDACLIAHPEVEKIGVAARNWRGAAAVEAVASGAGDRAVVVALPPGRRGGRGRGRRADEAIEVPDIDASVAVVAEEDGHARAVRGRAEVRERAGGRTFQVAANGFWQIHPGAAQTLLDAVMRFADPRPGEWALDLYCGAGLFTAALAEAVGEEGAVLGVEVDRDAVRNARRNLRDLPQARVERGRIEPALDAAGVERADIVVVDPPRAGLGRSVVDRIAALEADRIVYVSCDPATMARDIDWLAGHGYRLAALRAFDAFPMTAHVECVALLEPEARPARRR from the coding sequence ATGATCGAGCTTGAGGTGGGCAACGTCGCCAACGGCGGCTGGTGCGTGGCCCGGCACGAGGGCCGGGTGGTGTTCGTGCGCCACGCCCTGCCGGGGGAGCGGGTACGCGCCCGGATCACCGAGGAGACCGCGCGCTTCCTGCGCGCCGACGCCGTCGAGGTGCTGCGGCCGTCCCCGGACCGGGTGACCCCGCCGTGCCCGTACGCCGGGCCGGGCAGATGCGGCGGCTGCGACTGGCAGCACGCCACGCCCGAGGCCCAGCGGGCGCTGAAGGCCCGGGTGGTGGCCGAGCAGCTGGAGCGGCTCGCCGGGATCCGGCGGCAGGTCACCGTCGAGGAGGTGCCGGGCGCGCCCGGCGGCCTCGGCTGGCGCACCCGGGTGCGGTTCGCCGTGCGCCCCGACGGCGTGGTGGGGCTGCGGCGGCACCGCTCGCACGAGATCGAGCCGGTGGACGCCTGCCTCATCGCCCACCCCGAGGTGGAGAAGATCGGCGTGGCGGCCCGCAACTGGCGCGGCGCCGCGGCGGTGGAGGCGGTCGCCTCCGGCGCCGGGGACCGTGCCGTGGTCGTCGCCCTCCCGCCGGGACGCCGCGGCGGGCGCGGGCGGGGCCGCCGCGCGGACGAGGCGATCGAGGTGCCGGACATCGACGCCTCGGTCGCGGTCGTGGCCGAGGAGGACGGGCACGCCAGGGCGGTGCGGGGCCGCGCCGAGGTGCGGGAGCGCGCGGGCGGCCGCACCTTCCAGGTGGCCGCGAACGGCTTCTGGCAGATCCACCCGGGCGCCGCGCAGACCCTGCTCGACGCGGTCATGCGCTTCGCCGACCCGCGCCCCGGCGAGTGGGCGCTCGACCTGTACTGCGGGGCCGGGCTGTTCACCGCGGCGCTCGCCGAGGCCGTGGGCGAGGAGGGCGCCGTGCTCGGGGTGGAGGTGGACCGCGACGCGGTCCGCAACGCCCGCCGCAACCTGCGCGACCTGCCGCAGGCGCGCGTCGAGCGGGGCAGGATCGAGCCCGCCCTCGACGCCGCCGGGGTGGAGCGGGCCGACATCGTCGTCGTCGATCCGCCGCGCGCCGGGCTCGGCCGGAGCGTCGTCGACCGGATCGCGGCGCTGGAGGCCGACCGGATCGTGTACGTCTCCTGCGACCCGGCCACGATGGCGCGGGACATCGACTGGCTCGCCGGGCACGGCTACCGGCTGGCCGCGCTGCGTGCCTTCGACGCCTTCCCGATGACCGCGCACGTGGAGTGCGTGGCCCTGCTGGAGCCGGAGGCGCGGCCCGCGCGTCGCCGCTGA
- a CDS encoding 3' terminal RNA ribose 2'-O-methyltransferase Hen1 yields MLLTISTTLRPATDLGFLLHKHPDRVQEFGRSFGTARVFYPEATAERCTAALLLEIDPVRLARTGRNLADTSLAQYVNDRPYAASSLLAVALGDVFRTARLGRCDARPELAAAPIPLEIGIPALPCTGGPEIAHRVFAPLGWAVDARPIPLDERFPEWGDSRYLRLRLRGELRLADALNQLYVLLPVLDSAKHYWIAPDEVDKLIRAGGGWLATHPERALITRRYLGRRADLTREAFARLAELGDDVAESLEPPVEEDPAAGDEAAPAEEERGGGTPLNTLRHEAVLAALEETGARTVIDLGCGSGRLLAELLDRPHFTKVTGVDVSAHALGLAARRLRIDRMPEPRHARLQLFQAALTYTDPRFAGYDAAVLMEVIEHVDPPRLAALEKVVFGTARPGHVIVTTPNAEYNVRYPGLRERAGSGRPALRHPDHRFEWDRREFAGWTAHVASRYGYRAEIRPVGDDDPEVGPPTQMAIFTRTEGGR; encoded by the coding sequence GTGCTGCTCACGATCTCCACCACACTGCGGCCCGCCACCGACCTCGGCTTCCTGCTGCACAAGCATCCCGACCGGGTGCAGGAGTTCGGCCGGTCGTTCGGCACGGCGCGGGTGTTCTACCCGGAGGCGACCGCCGAGCGCTGCACGGCCGCCCTCCTGCTGGAGATCGACCCGGTACGGCTCGCCCGCACCGGCCGGAACCTCGCCGACACGAGCCTCGCCCAGTACGTCAACGACCGGCCGTACGCGGCGTCGTCGCTGCTCGCGGTGGCGCTCGGGGACGTGTTCCGCACCGCGCGGCTCGGCCGCTGCGACGCCCGGCCGGAGCTCGCCGCGGCCCCGATCCCGCTGGAGATCGGCATCCCGGCGCTGCCGTGCACCGGCGGGCCGGAGATCGCGCACCGGGTGTTCGCGCCGCTCGGCTGGGCGGTGGACGCCCGCCCGATCCCGCTCGACGAGCGCTTCCCCGAGTGGGGCGACTCGCGCTACCTGCGGCTGCGGCTGCGCGGCGAGCTGCGGCTCGCCGACGCGCTCAACCAGCTGTACGTGCTGCTGCCGGTGCTCGACTCGGCCAAGCACTACTGGATCGCCCCGGACGAGGTGGACAAGCTGATCCGGGCCGGTGGCGGCTGGCTCGCCACCCACCCGGAGAGGGCGCTGATCACCCGCCGGTACCTGGGCCGCCGCGCGGACCTGACCCGCGAGGCGTTCGCCCGCCTCGCCGAGCTCGGCGACGACGTGGCCGAGTCCCTGGAGCCGCCGGTGGAGGAGGACCCCGCCGCGGGCGACGAGGCGGCCCCGGCGGAGGAGGAGCGGGGCGGCGGCACGCCACTCAACACGCTGCGGCACGAGGCGGTGCTCGCCGCCCTCGAGGAGACCGGCGCCCGCACCGTGATCGACCTCGGCTGCGGCTCGGGCCGGCTGCTCGCCGAGCTGCTCGACCGCCCGCACTTCACCAAGGTCACCGGGGTCGACGTGTCGGCCCACGCCCTCGGCCTCGCCGCGCGCCGGCTGCGGATCGACCGCATGCCGGAACCGCGGCACGCCCGGCTGCAGCTGTTCCAGGCGGCGCTCACCTACACCGACCCGCGCTTCGCCGGGTACGACGCGGCCGTGCTGATGGAGGTGATCGAGCACGTCGACCCGCCGCGCCTGGCCGCGCTGGAGAAGGTGGTGTTCGGCACCGCCCGGCCCGGGCACGTGATCGTCACCACGCCGAACGCCGAGTACAACGTGCGCTACCCCGGCCTGCGCGAGCGGGCCGGGTCCGGCCGCCCGGCCCTGCGCCACCCCGACCACCGCTTCGAGTGGGACCGGCGCGAGTTCGCCGGCTGGACCGCCCACGTCGCCTCCCGGTACGGCTACCGCGCCGAGATCCGCCCGGTCGGCGACGACGACCCCGAGGTGGGCCCGCCCACCCAGATGGCGATCTTCACCCGTACGGAGGGAGGCCGCTGA
- a CDS encoding LLM class F420-dependent oxidoreductase produces MLLRIFTEPQQGATYDDLLRVAQATERLGFDAFFRSDHYMRIGPGDHGPGSTDAWITLAGLARETSRIRLGTLVSPATFRLPGPLAISVAQVDQMSGGRVELGFGAGWYDAEHTAYGIPFPPQRDRFARYEEQLEIISGLWSTPEGSTYSFEGAHYRVADSPALPKPVQRPRPPIIVGGVGPTRTPRLAARFADEYNVPFRTVAETEAAYGRVREACAKIGRESIRLSAAQTIVVGANEAEAKRRAEAIGRDLAELREAGLGGTPGEVLEKIGEFAKLGCERLYLQILDLNDLEHLELIAAEILPHV; encoded by the coding sequence ATGCTTCTGAGGATCTTCACCGAGCCGCAGCAGGGTGCCACCTACGACGACCTGCTGCGCGTGGCCCAGGCGACGGAACGGCTCGGCTTCGATGCCTTCTTCCGCTCCGACCACTACATGCGCATCGGCCCCGGCGACCACGGTCCCGGCTCCACCGACGCCTGGATCACCCTGGCCGGTCTCGCCCGGGAGACCTCCCGGATCCGGCTGGGCACGCTGGTGTCGCCGGCCACGTTCCGGCTGCCCGGCCCGCTGGCGATCAGCGTGGCCCAGGTGGACCAGATGAGCGGCGGCCGCGTCGAGCTCGGCTTCGGCGCGGGCTGGTACGACGCCGAGCACACCGCGTACGGCATCCCGTTCCCCCCGCAGCGGGACCGGTTCGCGCGGTACGAGGAGCAGCTGGAGATCATCAGCGGCCTGTGGAGCACGCCCGAGGGGTCCACCTACTCGTTCGAGGGCGCGCACTACCGGGTGGCCGACTCGCCCGCCCTGCCCAAGCCGGTGCAGCGCCCCCGCCCGCCGATCATCGTCGGCGGCGTCGGCCCCACCCGCACCCCGCGCCTGGCGGCCCGCTTCGCCGACGAGTACAACGTGCCGTTCCGCACGGTCGCCGAGACCGAGGCGGCGTACGGGCGGGTGCGCGAGGCCTGCGCGAAGATCGGCCGCGAGTCGATCCGGCTGTCCGCGGCCCAGACGATCGTGGTCGGCGCGAACGAGGCCGAGGCCAAGCGGCGGGCCGAGGCGATCGGCCGTGACCTGGCGGAGCTGCGGGAGGCGGGTCTCGGCGGCACCCCCGGCGAGGTGCTGGAGAAGATCGGCGAGTTCGCCAAGCTCGGCTGCGAGCGCCTCTACCTCCAGATCCTCGACCTGAACGACCTCGAGCACCTGGAGCTGATCGCGGCGGAGATCCTGCCGCATGTCTGA